In one Pseudanabaenaceae cyanobacterium SKYG29 genomic region, the following are encoded:
- a CDS encoding GNAT family N-acetyltransferase, whose translation MEFPVAGVVIRPLQHRDLTQVAHLHQVGAAADLDIEEWIGLVRRASWLPWQKVSQAYVGEINGEIQGYILVLPVNDSRTTWRVQQIVVSPGQLYSLGSQLIRHCLEYCWEARMWLAEVDEQARDTIALCRQNGFQPLAHLTTWVIPAPVLAALQEHTPALPNLYPIGNVDAPLLYQLENAAMPPQIRQVYDWGVQDFRHNPLVKFWHHSQLFLSQRQEITGYVYESQRKAAIASFRLLLQRVKEDQSATHQLQLTVHPAYTWLYPEMIAQVAQIVIRHRPAAQDALTLVSADYQPEREDYLEKIGATRLGQKVLLARSVWHKVRETKPVLEGLQLSRVLSSLQPAQKPVPGRIEAEAE comes from the coding sequence ATGGAATTCCCAGTAGCGGGGGTAGTGATTCGTCCTCTACAACATCGTGACCTTACCCAGGTTGCCCACTTACACCAGGTGGGGGCAGCGGCAGACCTAGACATAGAGGAGTGGATTGGTTTAGTGCGCCGTGCCAGTTGGTTACCCTGGCAAAAGGTTTCCCAAGCCTACGTGGGGGAAATAAACGGAGAAATTCAGGGGTATATCCTAGTGCTGCCTGTAAATGATAGCCGCACCACCTGGCGAGTACAACAGATTGTAGTGAGTCCAGGGCAGCTCTACAGCTTGGGCAGTCAGTTGATTCGGCACTGCTTGGAGTATTGCTGGGAAGCGCGGATGTGGCTGGCGGAGGTAGACGAGCAGGCAAGAGACACGATCGCTCTCTGTCGGCAGAATGGCTTTCAGCCCCTTGCCCATCTCACAACCTGGGTGATTCCTGCCCCTGTTCTAGCAGCTTTGCAAGAGCACACACCAGCTCTGCCGAATTTATACCCTATTGGCAATGTAGATGCCCCCCTGCTCTACCAGTTGGAGAACGCGGCGATGCCGCCCCAGATTCGGCAGGTCTATGATTGGGGAGTGCAGGACTTTCGCCATAACCCCCTAGTCAAGTTCTGGCACCACAGTCAGTTGTTCCTGTCCCAGCGGCAGGAGATTACAGGGTATGTCTATGAAAGCCAGCGGAAAGCTGCGATCGCTTCCTTCCGTCTACTATTGCAGCGGGTCAAGGAAGACCAGAGTGCTACCCACCAGCTGCAGTTGACTGTCCACCCTGCCTATACTTGGCTCTACCCAGAGATGATTGCCCAGGTTGCTCAGATTGTGATACGCCATCGTCCTGCAGCCCAGGATGCTCTTACCCTAGTTTCGGCGGACTACCAACCGGAGCGGGAGGACTATCTGGAAAAAATCGGGGCGACGCGGTTGGGGCAGAAGGTACTATTAGCCCGATCGGTTTGGCACAAAGTCAGGGAAACTAAGCCGGTTTTAGAGGGATTACAGTTATCGCGGGTATTGTCGAGTCTGCAACCGGCACAAAAACCAGTACCTGGTAGGATTGAAGCCGAAGCGGAATAG
- the gmd gene encoding GDP-mannose 4,6-dehydratase — MKKALITGITGQDGSYLAELLLDKGYEVHGIIRRSSLINTSRIEHLYQDPHLPNTRLFLHYGDLTDGTTLRKILGAVEPIEVYNLGAQSHVRVSFDAPEYTVDTVAMGTLRLLEAIRDYQQHTGRRVKFYQAGSSEMFGLVQEVPQRETTPFYPRSPYACAKVYAHWQTVNYREAYGLFAANGILFNHESPRRGHTFVTRKITMAIANILAKKQDKLYLGNLDAKRDWGYAKDYVEAIWLILQQEEPDDFVIATGETHSVREFLEEAFSYVNLKWEDYVEIDPRYFRPSEVDLLLGDATKAKQKLGWQPRVTFKELVRIMVDADLAKVGIKN; from the coding sequence ATGAAAAAAGCGCTGATCACTGGTATCACAGGGCAGGATGGCTCCTACCTAGCGGAACTACTGCTGGACAAGGGCTACGAAGTCCATGGCATTATTCGCCGATCGTCTTTGATTAACACTAGCCGCATTGAGCATCTTTACCAGGACCCCCACCTGCCCAATACCAGACTTTTTCTCCACTACGGCGATCTCACAGACGGCACTACCCTACGCAAAATTTTGGGAGCTGTGGAGCCAATAGAAGTTTACAATCTGGGTGCCCAGTCCCATGTGCGGGTCAGTTTTGATGCCCCTGAATATACTGTCGATACTGTGGCGATGGGGACACTGCGCCTCCTGGAGGCAATCAGAGATTATCAACAACACACTGGTAGGAGAGTGAAGTTTTACCAAGCGGGTTCTTCCGAGATGTTTGGTTTAGTGCAGGAAGTGCCCCAACGGGAAACTACCCCCTTCTACCCCCGCAGTCCCTATGCCTGTGCTAAGGTCTATGCCCACTGGCAGACGGTTAATTACCGGGAAGCCTACGGTCTGTTTGCAGCCAATGGTATTCTTTTTAACCACGAATCTCCCCGCCGCGGGCATACTTTTGTTACCCGTAAAATTACCATGGCGATTGCCAATATCCTGGCGAAGAAACAGGACAAACTCTATCTGGGCAACCTCGATGCTAAGCGGGACTGGGGATATGCTAAAGATTATGTGGAGGCAATTTGGCTAATTCTGCAACAGGAAGAACCCGATGATTTTGTCATTGCCACAGGGGAAACCCACTCTGTAAGGGAGTTTTTAGAGGAAGCCTTCAGTTACGTCAACCTCAAATGGGAAGACTATGTGGAAATTGACCCCCGCTACTTCCGTCCTTCTGAGGTAGATTTGCTGTTGGGAGATGCCACTAAAGCCAAACAAAAATTGGGCTGGCAACCCCGTGTAACTTTCAAAGAGTTAGTGCGAATTATGGTGGACGCTGACCTGGCTAAGGTTGGCATTAAAAACTAA
- the rodA gene encoding rod shape-determining protein RodA, with protein MNLSRYKGFWEWDWWLIAPCLGLIGIGGAAIYSINYNNPPLGNYWWQHLLTGGVGLILVACLRQWHYPHLLTWHWLIYGLTNVSLILVLQFGVVASGAQSWLNLAGFHVQPSEFAKISLIISIAALLHKQSVQRVGDLLRVLLVVLPPWVLVLVQPDLGTAIVILAITMGMLYWAGTPLSWLLLMCSPLISALILAFSLPLWFVWIGGIGAVAFWSSSSRRTPVTVAAVIVNLISGELGKIAWHLLHPYQRQRLVLFLNPDQDPLGGGYHLIQSRIAIGAGQLWGQGFLQGSQTQLSFIPEQHTDFVFSAIGEEWGFVGSMMVLALFFVLCCRLLLIAVTCRSNFGSLLAIGMLSLVFFQVCVNVGMTVGLAPVTGIPLPFLSYGRAALLAYLLGVGIVGSVGNQGKIC; from the coding sequence ATGAACTTGAGCAGGTACAAAGGTTTTTGGGAGTGGGACTGGTGGCTGATAGCTCCCTGTCTGGGCTTAATAGGGATTGGCGGAGCAGCTATCTATAGCATCAACTACAACAATCCCCCCTTGGGGAATTACTGGTGGCAGCATCTCCTGACGGGGGGCGTGGGGCTAATCTTAGTTGCCTGTCTCCGTCAGTGGCATTATCCCCATTTACTAACTTGGCACTGGTTGATTTATGGATTGACTAATGTCAGCTTAATCTTGGTGCTGCAGTTTGGGGTAGTTGCTTCAGGGGCGCAGAGTTGGCTGAATTTGGCAGGATTTCATGTACAACCCTCGGAGTTTGCCAAAATTAGCTTGATAATCTCCATCGCTGCTCTCCTGCACAAGCAGTCTGTACAGAGAGTAGGGGATTTACTGCGGGTTTTACTGGTAGTTTTACCCCCCTGGGTCTTGGTCTTGGTGCAACCCGACCTGGGTACAGCAATAGTTATTTTGGCAATCACGATGGGAATGCTCTATTGGGCGGGGACACCCTTAAGCTGGCTACTACTGATGTGTTCCCCCTTAATTTCCGCTTTAATTTTAGCCTTCTCCCTCCCCCTCTGGTTTGTCTGGATTGGCGGGATTGGGGCAGTGGCTTTTTGGTCTAGTTCCAGTCGGCGGACACCTGTGACAGTGGCTGCTGTCATTGTCAATTTAATTAGCGGTGAGTTGGGGAAGATAGCTTGGCATCTGCTCCATCCCTACCAACGACAGCGCCTAGTTTTATTTCTTAACCCCGATCAGGACCCCTTAGGGGGTGGGTACCACCTAATTCAATCCCGGATTGCCATTGGGGCGGGACAACTGTGGGGGCAGGGGTTTCTGCAAGGCTCCCAGACCCAACTCAGTTTTATCCCTGAGCAACACACTGATTTTGTGTTTTCCGCCATCGGCGAGGAGTGGGGCTTTGTCGGCAGTATGATGGTGCTTGCCCTTTTTTTTGTGCTTTGCTGCCGCCTATTGCTGATTGCAGTTACCTGCCGTTCCAATTTCGGCTCCCTGTTGGCGATCGGGATGCTTTCCTTAGTTTTTTTCCAGGTGTGTGTCAATGTGGGGATGACGGTTGGGTTAGCCCCTGTCACAGGTATTCCTTTGCCCTTCCTTAGCTATGGGCGGGCGGCCCTCCTTGCCTATCTGCTGGGTGTGGGCATCGTCGGCTCTGTGGGCAACCAAGGGAAAATCTGCTAG
- a CDS encoding DUF2811 domain-containing protein — MTTRVSILAEIPEELYETLQNYLESHPDWDQDRVFCAALSLFLLQNGTSETVSAAKNYRNAAKVYLNALFQHTF, encoded by the coding sequence ATGACTACCCGTGTGAGCATCCTGGCTGAAATCCCTGAGGAGCTGTACGAGACGCTGCAAAATTACCTGGAGTCCCACCCCGATTGGGACCAAGACCGGGTTTTCTGCGCTGCCCTCTCCCTGTTTTTGTTGCAAAATGGAACCTCAGAAACAGTATCTGCTGCCAAGAACTACCGCAATGCCGCTAAAGTTTACCTCAACGCTCTCTTCCAACACACTTTCTAG